A stretch of Paenibacillus mucilaginosus 3016 DNA encodes these proteins:
- a CDS encoding acetate kinase yields the protein MIVLVINAGSSSLKFQLYQMKDESVLAKGRVERIGMESAIVTIEPTGKPEVREVREILEHTTAIRKVLDMIVHPEHGVLKSVSEIDAVGHRVVHGGESFSSSVLVTEEVKREIKRLFDLAPLHNPAHMLGIHAVEANMPEVPQAVVFDTAFHQTMPPVSYLYPIPMVLYKKHKIRRYGFHGTSHAYVSEQAAKFLGRPLEELKLVTCHIGNGASCTAVDGGKSIDTSMGMTPLEGLMMGTRSGDIDPAIVPFTMAKEDLTLSEVNSMLNKHSGLLAISNIGSDMREIAEAMEAGDRNAALAFEMYEYRLRKYIGSYAAAMNGLDAIVFTAGVGENSALLRAAVCRGLSFLGIEFDEEANARRSPDDRAITKPGSRVQVLVIPTNEELVIARDTYGLILNRNDVE from the coding sequence ATGATCGTACTCGTAATCAACGCGGGGAGCTCCTCGCTCAAGTTCCAGCTCTACCAGATGAAAGACGAATCCGTCCTGGCTAAGGGCCGCGTGGAGCGGATCGGCATGGAATCGGCGATCGTCACGATCGAGCCGACCGGCAAGCCGGAAGTGCGTGAAGTGCGTGAAATTCTGGAGCACACGACGGCGATCCGTAAAGTGCTCGACATGATCGTGCACCCGGAGCACGGCGTGCTGAAGTCCGTCAGCGAAATCGATGCGGTCGGACACCGCGTCGTACATGGCGGGGAGTCGTTCTCGAGCTCCGTACTCGTCACGGAAGAGGTGAAGCGGGAGATCAAGCGCCTCTTCGATCTGGCTCCGCTGCACAACCCGGCGCACATGCTCGGGATTCATGCGGTGGAAGCGAACATGCCGGAGGTGCCGCAGGCGGTCGTCTTCGATACGGCCTTCCACCAGACGATGCCGCCGGTATCCTATCTGTATCCGATTCCGATGGTGCTCTACAAGAAGCACAAGATCCGCCGCTACGGCTTCCACGGCACGTCTCACGCCTATGTCAGCGAACAGGCCGCGAAGTTCCTCGGCCGTCCGCTGGAGGAGCTCAAGCTGGTGACCTGCCATATCGGCAACGGTGCTTCCTGCACGGCCGTAGACGGGGGCAAGTCGATCGACACGAGCATGGGGATGACACCGCTCGAAGGCCTGATGATGGGCACGCGCAGCGGGGACATCGACCCGGCTATCGTGCCGTTCACCATGGCGAAGGAAGACCTGACGCTGAGCGAAGTGAACTCGATGCTCAACAAGCACAGCGGCCTGCTCGCGATCTCGAATATCGGCAGCGATATGCGGGAGATCGCGGAGGCGATGGAAGCCGGAGACCGCAACGCGGCGCTGGCCTTCGAGATGTACGAATACCGGCTGCGCAAGTACATCGGCTCCTATGCGGCGGCGATGAACGGGCTTGACGCGATTGTGTTCACCGCAGGGGTCGGCGAGAACTCCGCGCTGCTGCGTGCGGCCGTGTGCCGCGGGCTGAGCTTCCTCGGCATTGAGTTCGACGAAGAAGCGAACGCCCGCCGCTCCCCGGATGACCGTGCAATTACGAAGCCGGGCTCGCGCGTGCAGGTGCTCGTCATTCCGACCAATGAAGAACTGGTGATCGCCCGGGATACGTACGGGTTGATTTTGAACCGCAATGATGTAGAATAA
- a CDS encoding methyl-accepting chemotaxis protein produces the protein MNANKEIRKTLVKYCLRTFAQGVSIGAAAVLVNGLFTGEELLSLENLGILLLVGLGTTVVGVSNFMAYAKPFREIEGFISTIAKGDLTQDIRLDQLGSLKRFGIPMNGMREALQKLVSEVKLTSDQVQASIDVVQRQMESTRSDYALILQNLQTMDSGMRTQSVAAAESAKAVDEMAQGILRIAETSTSASTEAAEAAVSAVRSREDLSGMNAQMGRIRESFGTLTATIHELVGRTQEISGFIQSIRGISEQTNMLALNAGIEAARAGEQGKGFAVVASEIRKLATQSGDSAQKIGDVIGQIRTNSEQASSAMQLSEQEISRGLSVVASTEMTIRRILEAFEHINDQIREMSAVGEQMAAGSEEVAATVDNMAGTARHSAQGISQIVKLTDNVQGSMDEVSGAAERLEHMGGKLSELMNRFKV, from the coding sequence ATGAACGCAAACAAAGAAATTAGGAAAACATTGGTGAAGTATTGTCTCCGGACCTTCGCCCAGGGCGTATCGATCGGCGCCGCCGCCGTACTTGTCAACGGACTCTTCACCGGGGAGGAGCTGCTCTCCCTGGAGAACCTCGGCATTCTGCTGCTGGTCGGACTCGGCACAACGGTCGTCGGCGTATCCAACTTCATGGCTTACGCCAAACCGTTCCGTGAGATCGAAGGCTTCATCTCCACCATTGCCAAGGGCGATCTGACGCAGGATATCCGCCTCGACCAGCTCGGTTCGCTGAAGCGCTTCGGCATACCGATGAACGGCATGCGGGAAGCCCTGCAGAAGCTGGTCTCCGAGGTCAAGCTGACGTCGGACCAGGTTCAGGCTTCGATCGATGTGGTACAGCGTCAGATGGAGAGCACGCGAAGCGACTATGCCCTGATTCTGCAGAACCTGCAGACGATGGACAGCGGCATGCGCACCCAATCGGTCGCGGCCGCCGAAAGCGCCAAGGCCGTCGATGAGATGGCTCAGGGCATTCTCCGGATCGCGGAGACGTCCACTTCCGCCTCGACGGAAGCCGCGGAAGCGGCCGTCTCGGCCGTCCGGTCCCGGGAAGACCTCTCCGGCATGAACGCGCAGATGGGACGCATCCGCGAATCGTTCGGCACGCTGACGGCAACCATCCACGAGCTCGTCGGCCGTACGCAGGAAATCAGCGGCTTCATCCAGTCGATCCGCGGCATCTCCGAGCAGACGAACATGCTGGCGCTCAATGCCGGCATCGAGGCGGCCCGCGCCGGCGAGCAGGGCAAAGGCTTTGCGGTGGTCGCCAGCGAAATCCGCAAGCTTGCGACGCAATCGGGCGATTCCGCCCAGAAGATCGGCGACGTGATCGGACAGATCCGCACGAATTCGGAGCAGGCTTCGAGCGCGATGCAGCTCTCCGAGCAGGAAATCTCCCGCGGCCTGTCGGTCGTCGCCTCGACGGAAATGACGATCCGCCGCATTCTTGAAGCGTTCGAGCATATCAATGACCAGATCCGCGAAATGTCCGCGGTCGGCGAGCAGATGGCTGCAGGCAGCGAGGAAGTCGCCGCCACGGTGGACAACATGGCCGGGACCGCCCGCCACTCCGCACAGGGCATCTCCCAGATCGTGAAGCTGACCGACAATGTGCAGGGCAGCATGGATGAAGTCAGCGGTGCAGCCGAACGCCTCGAGCACATGGGCGGCAAGCTCAGCGAGCTCATGAACCGGTTTAAGGTGTAA
- a CDS encoding ABC transporter ATP-binding protein: MMSWLRRKASAAVPGEPSAAAAGTAEAAGENPDGGALAAAVAEDRELPEVDTSTPLLTVRGVERSFSVGGDTLHVLKGINMELYPLQLVMLKGRSGSGKTTLLNLIGGLDQPNRGEILFKGHPFHSSSDDKRTYIRRQDIGFIFQSFALMPLLSAWENVELSLRMAGVPRSQWKGRIAHCLELVGLTKRMHHRPFELSGGEQQRVAIAKAIAHKPSLLLADEPTAELDSQMGAQVMAVFREIIRTERTTICMTTHDQTIMEVADRVFEMVDGKFVGRDAG, translated from the coding sequence ATGATGTCTTGGCTGCGGAGAAAAGCATCTGCAGCAGTGCCCGGCGAGCCTTCGGCGGCCGCAGCGGGGACGGCGGAAGCAGCCGGGGAGAACCCGGACGGCGGGGCATTGGCAGCTGCCGTGGCGGAGGATCGGGAGCTTCCGGAGGTGGACACGAGCACGCCGCTGCTCACCGTCAGAGGGGTGGAGCGTTCTTTTTCCGTAGGAGGGGATACGCTTCATGTGCTCAAAGGCATCAACATGGAGCTGTATCCGCTCCAGTTGGTGATGCTCAAGGGCCGTTCCGGTTCCGGCAAGACGACACTGCTGAATCTCATTGGGGGGCTGGACCAGCCGAACCGGGGAGAGATCCTGTTCAAGGGCCACCCGTTTCACAGCAGCAGCGACGACAAGCGGACGTACATACGAAGACAGGATATCGGTTTTATTTTTCAATCGTTTGCCTTAATGCCCCTCTTGTCCGCTTGGGAGAACGTGGAGCTGTCGCTGCGCATGGCCGGTGTGCCGAGAAGCCAGTGGAAGGGGAGAATCGCCCACTGTCTGGAGCTTGTGGGACTGACGAAGCGGATGCATCACCGTCCCTTCGAGCTGTCCGGCGGGGAGCAGCAGCGGGTGGCGATCGCGAAGGCGATTGCCCACAAGCCGAGCCTGCTGCTGGCCGATGAGCCGACGGCCGAGCTGGATTCGCAGATGGGCGCTCAGGTGATGGCGGTGTTCCGGGAGATCATCCGCACCGAGCGTACGACCATCTGCATGACAACACATGATCAGACCATAATGGAGGTTGCCGACCGTGTATTCGAAATGGTGGATGGAAAATTCGTCGGCAGGGATGCGGGCTGA
- a CDS encoding DnaD domain-containing protein: protein MRSSQGTNKELSAALLLGWQDGQVDVPYWLLQYYSRLRLQEAEVMLILHVMAFKQKEQKDFPTLEEIQSRMSLPPEKVIAALQKLLKEGLLQIDEEMDPASGVHSEKYNWTPLLERLAECRLEDLQEEKAARRIRPGAAPGAGSRDVFTIFEKEFGRPLTPMELESIAGWLDKDGHPEELILAGLKEAVFAGKVHFRYIDRILLEWQRNRITSVEQAKEHSQKFRSR, encoded by the coding sequence ATGAGATCAAGTCAGGGAACGAATAAGGAACTGTCAGCAGCGCTTCTTCTCGGTTGGCAGGACGGACAGGTGGATGTGCCTTACTGGCTCCTGCAGTATTACTCGCGCCTGCGCCTGCAGGAAGCGGAGGTCATGCTGATCCTGCATGTCATGGCCTTCAAGCAGAAGGAGCAGAAGGATTTCCCGACGCTCGAAGAGATTCAGTCGAGGATGTCGCTGCCGCCGGAGAAGGTCATCGCTGCGCTGCAGAAGCTGCTTAAAGAAGGGCTGCTGCAGATCGACGAAGAGATGGATCCGGCCTCCGGCGTCCACAGCGAGAAGTACAACTGGACTCCGCTCCTGGAGCGTCTTGCGGAGTGCCGGCTGGAGGATCTCCAGGAGGAGAAGGCCGCGAGGCGCATCCGGCCTGGCGCCGCTCCGGGGGCGGGGAGCAGGGACGTGTTCACGATCTTCGAGAAGGAGTTCGGCCGTCCGCTGACGCCGATGGAGCTCGAATCGATCGCCGGCTGGCTAGACAAGGATGGGCATCCGGAGGAGCTGATACTCGCCGGGCTCAAGGAAGCGGTCTTCGCCGGCAAAGTGCATTTCCGGTATATCGACCGGATCCTGCTCGAGTGGCAGCGCAACCGCATCACGAGCGTGGAACAGGCGAAGGAGCATTCGCAGAAGTTCCGCTCGCGTTAA
- a CDS encoding ABC transporter permease: MLMLRFLLRKMWNTRWLTLSTLAGLIMAVAFTTSIPMYADGSLKRVVAKSLEEKSSGLPAGSVMARYQATGSEKADVAAFEEVDRYIREELPAEIAFPYTAYVRSLSIRASQLTPEDTSKVDPSKRRQMTLMAQNGLQEQAELTLGQWPAEQPQGGVIEVALLEEALYRADMHIGDVFIYPISGGGGIAPVKVKIAGAFKPKNEGDPYWYQGMEGLLGTFFMSEAGFQDYILKNKKIPLNLANWYYAFDLKNIQTSDLSPLESKLERLDIVLFQKLKNTRVDVSFIQLLQEFKVQSLQLQLLLFTLAAPMIAMVFYYIVMNARQSLDRQRTVIAVIRSRGGSTGQIIWIYLLEGLLLGGAAMALGPMLGWFMAKSIGSSSGFLTFVDRKDVPVGVSAEALLYGAAAVVIALLASVIPAVVYARASIVSYKQQLARSDRKPFWQRWFLDVLLLGLVGYGYYLFAQRQDLFRATGMTTDQLSVHPLLFFIPALSIIALGLFFLRVFPWLLRFGNWLGKRLLPVPVYLTLTQLSRSSTAYYPLMLLLILTLGLGVYNASAARTIDLNSTDRIHYAYGTDVIVRAEWEAVPLELPTAPQTGGQGQGQGQGGGQGQQGGSGGQGGQGGQGGPGGGQSGGQGGGENTQVKMRYIEPPFAVFRELEGVKHAARVLTTKGNVVLSGKTLGQGMLMGIDNVDFAEVAWFRPDLFKTHPNNYLNLLGEYEQAVIIPESFAEKHHLKPGDLLSITISQQPVEFIVVAAVPYWPSQYPDEMPFFIANLDYVFDQSPVTPYDVWLKMEDGAKVAPLLEALSAKKVGIATVKDVRNELITQKKHPARGGVFGILSLGFLVSALVSLIGYILYWFFNLSSRVVQFGVLRAMGLSRRQLTGMLLLEQIFTAGLAIGLGFGIGKLTSYLFLPFLQTAENVKTQVPPFRVIFDTRDTSQLYIVVGVMMLTGAMLLLLHIRRLRVHQAVKLGEER; the protein is encoded by the coding sequence ATGCTGATGCTGAGGTTTCTGCTCCGTAAGATGTGGAATACGCGCTGGCTGACGCTCAGCACGCTGGCCGGCCTGATTATGGCCGTCGCCTTCACCACCTCGATTCCGATGTATGCCGACGGGTCGCTGAAGCGGGTGGTGGCGAAGTCGCTCGAGGAGAAGAGCAGCGGCCTGCCGGCCGGCTCGGTGATGGCGCGGTATCAGGCGACGGGCAGCGAGAAGGCGGATGTGGCGGCCTTCGAGGAGGTGGACCGCTATATCCGGGAGGAGCTTCCCGCGGAGATCGCCTTTCCTTATACAGCCTACGTGCGGAGCCTGTCGATCCGCGCCTCGCAGCTGACGCCGGAGGACACGTCGAAGGTCGATCCGAGCAAGCGGAGGCAGATGACGCTCATGGCGCAGAACGGCCTGCAGGAGCAGGCCGAGCTGACGCTGGGCCAGTGGCCTGCGGAGCAGCCGCAGGGAGGCGTCATCGAGGTGGCGCTGCTCGAAGAGGCCCTGTACCGGGCCGATATGCATATCGGCGACGTTTTCATCTATCCGATCTCCGGAGGAGGCGGCATTGCGCCGGTCAAGGTGAAGATCGCGGGTGCCTTCAAGCCGAAGAACGAAGGCGATCCGTACTGGTACCAGGGAATGGAGGGGCTGCTCGGCACCTTCTTCATGAGCGAGGCGGGCTTCCAGGACTACATCCTGAAGAACAAAAAGATCCCCCTCAACCTGGCGAACTGGTATTACGCGTTCGACCTGAAGAATATTCAGACGAGCGACTTGTCGCCGCTCGAATCAAAGCTCGAGCGCCTGGACATCGTGCTCTTCCAGAAGCTGAAGAACACCCGGGTGGACGTGTCGTTCATTCAGCTCCTGCAGGAGTTCAAGGTCCAGAGCCTGCAGCTGCAGCTGCTGCTCTTCACCCTGGCGGCACCGATGATCGCGATGGTATTCTACTACATCGTGATGAACGCCCGCCAGTCGCTGGACCGGCAGCGGACCGTCATTGCGGTGATCCGCAGCCGGGGCGGCAGCACGGGGCAGATTATCTGGATTTATCTTCTCGAAGGCCTGCTGCTCGGCGGAGCGGCGATGGCGCTCGGTCCGATGCTCGGCTGGTTCATGGCCAAGAGCATCGGCTCGTCCAGCGGCTTCCTGACCTTCGTCGACCGCAAGGACGTGCCGGTCGGCGTCTCTGCTGAAGCGCTGCTCTACGGGGCGGCCGCGGTAGTGATCGCGCTGCTGGCCAGTGTCATTCCTGCGGTCGTCTACGCGCGGGCGTCCATCGTCTCGTATAAGCAGCAGCTGGCCCGCTCGGACCGCAAGCCCTTCTGGCAGCGCTGGTTCCTCGACGTGCTGCTGCTCGGGCTCGTCGGCTACGGGTATTACCTGTTCGCCCAGCGGCAGGACCTGTTCCGCGCCACGGGGATGACGACCGACCAGCTGTCGGTGCATCCGCTGCTCTTCTTCATTCCGGCCCTGTCGATCATCGCGCTCGGCCTGTTCTTCCTGCGGGTGTTCCCTTGGCTGCTGCGTTTCGGCAACTGGCTCGGCAAGCGGCTGCTGCCGGTGCCGGTCTATTTGACACTGACGCAGCTCTCGCGCTCGTCCACCGCTTATTATCCTCTCATGCTGCTCCTGATTCTTACCCTGGGGCTGGGCGTGTATAACGCCTCCGCGGCGCGGACCATCGACCTGAACTCCACCGACCGCATCCATTATGCCTACGGCACCGATGTGATCGTGCGGGCGGAGTGGGAGGCCGTGCCGCTGGAGCTGCCGACCGCACCGCAGACCGGCGGGCAAGGACAAGGGCAGGGACAGGGCGGCGGCCAGGGCCAGCAGGGCGGCTCCGGCGGTCAGGGAGGCCAAGGCGGACAGGGCGGGCCGGGCGGAGGCCAGTCCGGAGGGCAAGGAGGCGGCGAGAACACGCAGGTGAAGATGCGCTACATCGAGCCGCCGTTCGCCGTGTTCCGCGAGCTCGAGGGCGTGAAGCATGCGGCCCGTGTGCTGACCACGAAGGGCAATGTCGTGCTCTCGGGCAAGACGCTCGGGCAGGGCATGCTCATGGGCATCGACAACGTGGACTTCGCCGAGGTGGCGTGGTTCCGGCCCGACCTGTTCAAGACGCATCCGAACAACTATCTGAATCTGCTCGGGGAATACGAGCAGGCGGTGATTATCCCGGAGTCCTTCGCGGAGAAGCATCACCTGAAGCCGGGCGACCTGCTCAGCATCACGATCTCACAGCAGCCCGTCGAGTTCATCGTCGTGGCCGCTGTACCGTACTGGCCGAGCCAGTATCCGGATGAGATGCCGTTTTTCATCGCGAACCTCGATTATGTGTTCGACCAATCCCCGGTTACGCCGTATGATGTGTGGCTGAAGATGGAGGACGGGGCGAAGGTGGCTCCGCTGCTTGAGGCGCTCAGCGCCAAGAAGGTGGGGATTGCCACGGTCAAGGATGTGCGCAACGAGCTTATCACCCAGAAGAAGCATCCGGCCCGCGGCGGCGTCTTCGGCATTCTGAGCCTCGGCTTCCTGGTCTCGGCGCTCGTCTCCCTGATCGGATACATTCTGTATTGGTTCTTCAACCTGTCTTCGCGTGTCGTCCAGTTCGGCGTGCTGCGGGCCATGGGTCTCTCGCGCCGGCAGCTGACCGGGATGCTCCTTCTCGAGCAAATCTTCACGGCGGGCCTCGCGATCGGACTCGGCTTCGGGATCGGCAAGCTCACGAGCTATCTCTTCCTGCCGTTCCTGCAGACGGCGGAGAACGTGAAGACGCAGGTGCCGCCGTTCCGGGTCATCTTCGATACCCGGGATACGAGCCAGCTGTATATCGTGGTCGGCGTCATGATGCTGACCGGAGCGATGCTGCTCCTGCTGCATATCCGGCGCCTGCGCGTGCATCAGGCCGTGAAGCTCGGAGAGGAGAGGTGA
- a CDS encoding efflux RND transporter periplasmic adaptor subunit: MYSKWWMENSSAGMRAERGQAPKSAPGLQGSRRLLIGFLAGALMLTSGCSLLPKEAEEEVLPEIKPPQLSKKPEYEVKTQTLETKVRGSGKLMATVEEDLYFTDEDNRRIKSIAVKTGDQVQAGQVIAELDVTEQESQLKQKQLQTRKDELTMIESLRKADELTSEELEKAKIDFELKREELNKLEKTIAGAKLTAPYSGTIVSVYLKKGDTAKAYDAVAKIADLSQLTVAATISSDDLKKVAVGMEAVVDINAAGQHKGKVLRLPAPKDEDASGGGGEGQSGGSGDSKPDSIDNYLLVALDEFPQGLDRGRPLSVQIITQRKENAVTIPAAALRSYAGRNYVQVVDEKGSKREVDVEIGQQTATDVEILKGLTPGQKVVGR, translated from the coding sequence GTGTATTCGAAATGGTGGATGGAAAATTCGTCGGCAGGGATGCGGGCTGAACGGGGACAGGCGCCGAAAAGCGCCCCGGGCCTTCAAGGAAGCCGGAGGCTGCTCATCGGTTTCTTGGCCGGCGCGCTGATGCTGACATCCGGCTGTTCCCTGCTGCCGAAGGAGGCCGAAGAAGAAGTGCTGCCGGAGATCAAGCCTCCGCAGCTGTCGAAGAAGCCGGAGTATGAGGTGAAGACGCAGACGCTTGAGACGAAGGTAAGGGGCTCCGGCAAGCTGATGGCGACCGTGGAGGAGGACCTGTACTTCACGGATGAAGACAACCGGCGCATCAAGAGCATTGCCGTGAAGACGGGCGACCAGGTGCAGGCCGGGCAGGTCATCGCGGAGCTGGACGTGACCGAGCAGGAGAGCCAGTTGAAGCAGAAACAGCTGCAGACCCGCAAGGACGAGCTCACGATGATCGAATCGCTGCGCAAGGCCGACGAGCTGACCTCCGAGGAGCTGGAGAAGGCCAAGATCGACTTCGAGCTGAAGCGCGAGGAGCTGAACAAGCTGGAGAAGACGATCGCCGGCGCGAAGCTGACGGCGCCTTACAGCGGCACGATCGTATCCGTGTATCTCAAGAAGGGCGACACGGCCAAGGCCTATGACGCCGTAGCGAAGATCGCCGACCTGTCGCAGCTGACGGTGGCCGCGACGATCTCCTCGGACGATCTCAAGAAGGTCGCCGTCGGTATGGAAGCGGTCGTCGATATCAACGCTGCCGGACAGCACAAGGGCAAGGTGCTGCGCCTGCCGGCCCCGAAGGACGAGGATGCGTCCGGCGGGGGCGGGGAAGGCCAGAGCGGCGGCAGCGGGGACTCGAAGCCCGACTCGATCGACAACTACCTGCTGGTCGCCCTCGACGAGTTCCCGCAGGGACTTGACCGCGGCCGGCCGCTCAGCGTGCAGATCATCACGCAGCGCAAGGAGAATGCCGTGACGATTCCGGCGGCGGCGCTGCGCTCGTATGCCGGACGCAACTATGTCCAGGTTGTGGACGAGAAGGGCTCGAAGCGCGAGGTGGATGTGGAGATCGGCCAGCAGACGGCCACGGATGTGGAGATCCTGAAGGGCCTGACCCCGGGACAGAAAGTAGTGGGCCGCTGA
- a CDS encoding 3-hydroxyacyl-CoA dehydrogenase family protein: protein MAWNKIGVVGAGTMGQGIAEMLAGKGLEVVLVERTQEKLDHALEQLEISLDKQMEKWAITPVEKKLILSRIHKETSLDSFADCDLVIETISEDLDMKKEVFRVLDEVCPPHVVLASNTSTLSLTELAAETKQPERVIGLHFLYPVSKIHMVEIIRGLRTSEEAFAQTKQFVEDTIQKRGIQVYESPGFVTTRLICVLINEALHVLSERVAEAADIDSAMRIGYDFHYGPLEMCDRFGLDSVLAAMERMFREFGDVKYRPAVILKQMVRAGHLGMKTGQGFFRYDKDGDRI, encoded by the coding sequence ATGGCATGGAACAAGATCGGCGTCGTCGGCGCCGGCACAATGGGACAAGGAATTGCCGAGATGCTTGCAGGCAAAGGCCTGGAAGTCGTACTGGTGGAGCGCACGCAGGAGAAGCTCGACCATGCGCTCGAGCAGCTCGAGATTTCACTTGATAAACAGATGGAAAAATGGGCGATTACGCCTGTGGAGAAAAAGCTGATTCTTTCGAGAATTCATAAAGAAACGTCGCTGGACAGCTTTGCGGACTGCGATCTCGTCATCGAGACGATCAGCGAAGACCTCGACATGAAGAAGGAAGTATTCCGCGTGCTGGACGAGGTCTGCCCTCCGCATGTGGTGCTGGCGAGCAATACGTCAACGCTCAGCTTGACGGAGCTTGCGGCCGAGACGAAGCAGCCGGAGCGGGTGATCGGACTGCATTTCCTCTATCCGGTGTCGAAGATTCACATGGTCGAAATTATCCGCGGGCTCCGCACAAGCGAAGAGGCCTTCGCGCAGACGAAGCAGTTCGTCGAAGATACGATCCAGAAGCGGGGCATTCAGGTCTATGAATCGCCGGGCTTCGTGACGACGCGTCTGATCTGCGTGCTGATCAACGAGGCGCTGCACGTGCTCTCCGAGCGCGTGGCGGAAGCGGCGGACATCGACAGCGCGATGCGCATCGGTTATGACTTCCACTACGGGCCGCTCGAGATGTGCGACCGCTTCGGACTCGATTCGGTCCTTGCGGCGATGGAGCGGATGTTCCGCGAATTCGGCGATGTAAAATACCGTCCGGCGGTCATTCTGAAGCAGATGGTGCGCGCAGGCCACCTCGGCATGAAGACGGGACAAGGCTTCTTCCGTTATGATAAGGATGGTGACCGGATATGA
- the asnS gene encoding asparagine--tRNA ligase, translating to MSRTLCTIREAGKHVEQPVTIGCWLHNIRSSGKIRFLQLRDGSGFMQGVVVKSEVSEEVWENAGKLTQESSLYITGIVKEDTRSKGGYELTVTGLEIIQIASEYPITPKEHGVDFLMDHRHLWIRSPRQRAILVVRAQIIRAVQEFFDERGFHLVDPPILTPSSCEGTTNLFHTKYFEEDAYLTQSGQLYMEAAAMALGRVYSFGPTFRAEKSKTRRHLIEFWMIEPEMAFVTHEENLEIQEQFVSHVVQSVLKNCRKELETLERDISKLENIQAPFPRITYDEAVEFLKKNGHEFEWGEDFGAPHETAIAQSYDKPVFITHYPTEIKAFYMKPDPSRPEVVLCADMIAPEGYGEIIGGSQRIDDPELMEERFLQHELSKEAYQWYLDLRKYGSVPHSGFGLGLERTVAWICGLDHVRETIPFPRLLYRLYP from the coding sequence ATGAGCCGTACATTGTGCACGATCCGCGAAGCGGGCAAGCATGTGGAACAACCGGTGACGATCGGCTGCTGGCTGCATAACATCCGCTCCAGCGGCAAGATCCGTTTCCTGCAGCTGCGGGACGGGTCGGGGTTTATGCAGGGTGTGGTCGTGAAGAGCGAAGTGTCCGAAGAGGTATGGGAGAATGCGGGCAAGCTGACGCAGGAGAGCTCCCTCTACATCACGGGGATCGTTAAGGAAGACACGCGCAGCAAGGGCGGCTATGAGCTGACGGTCACAGGTCTGGAGATCATCCAGATTGCGAGCGAGTATCCGATCACGCCGAAGGAGCACGGGGTGGATTTCCTGATGGACCACCGCCACCTGTGGATCCGTTCGCCGCGGCAGCGGGCTATTCTGGTCGTGCGCGCCCAGATCATCCGCGCCGTCCAGGAGTTCTTCGACGAGCGGGGCTTCCATCTGGTCGATCCGCCGATCCTGACGCCTTCCTCCTGCGAAGGAACGACGAACCTGTTCCATACGAAGTACTTTGAAGAAGACGCCTACCTGACGCAGAGCGGACAGCTCTATATGGAAGCGGCTGCGATGGCGCTCGGCCGGGTGTACTCGTTCGGGCCGACGTTCCGTGCGGAGAAGTCCAAGACCCGCCGCCACCTCATCGAGTTCTGGATGATCGAGCCCGAGATGGCCTTCGTTACGCATGAGGAGAACCTGGAGATCCAGGAGCAGTTCGTCTCGCATGTCGTACAGTCGGTGCTGAAGAACTGCCGCAAGGAGCTCGAGACGCTGGAGCGCGACATCTCGAAGCTGGAGAACATTCAGGCGCCGTTCCCGCGCATTACATACGACGAAGCGGTCGAGTTCCTGAAGAAGAACGGCCACGAGTTCGAATGGGGCGAAGACTTCGGTGCGCCGCATGAGACCGCCATCGCCCAGAGCTACGACAAGCCGGTGTTCATCACCCACTATCCGACGGAGATCAAGGCGTTCTATATGAAGCCGGATCCAAGCCGTCCGGAGGTGGTGCTCTGCGCCGATATGATCGCGCCGGAGGGCTACGGGGAGATTATCGGAGGCAGCCAGCGGATCGACGATCCGGAGCTGATGGAAGAGCGTTTCCTGCAGCACGAGCTGTCGAAGGAAGCTTACCAGTGGTATCTGGACCTGAGAAAATACGGCTCCGTTCCCCACTCCGGCTTCGGTCTTGGGCTTGAGCGCACCGTAGCCTGGATCTGCGGGCTGGATCATGTCCGCGAGACGATTCCGTTCCCTCGTCTGCTCTATCGTCTGTACCCTTAA